Proteins from a genomic interval of Mycobacterium paragordonae:
- a CDS encoding anti-sigma factor antagonist (This anti-anti-sigma factor, or anti-sigma factor antagonist, belongs to a family that includes characterized members SpoIIAA, RsbV, RsfA, and RsfB.), whose amino-acid sequence MSSQNSFIPGPRLSECLASAINHSGSMLRATVERSSTVMLLRVGGEIDAANRDTWQCLVDEVAAATTAPGLLVVDTSGMDFMASVAFRVLIEQSARCRVRGITLCLVSNQPIVARIMGAAWAGVELPFYQSVDAALHDYRPSQLSRH is encoded by the coding sequence ATGAGTTCCCAAAACTCGTTCATTCCTGGCCCTCGGTTGAGCGAATGTCTCGCGTCGGCGATAAACCATTCGGGCAGTATGCTTCGTGCCACCGTGGAACGTAGCAGTACAGTCATGCTGCTTCGCGTGGGCGGGGAAATCGACGCGGCCAACAGAGATACGTGGCAGTGTCTGGTTGATGAGGTCGCAGCCGCCACCACCGCACCCGGTCTGCTCGTTGTCGATACCAGTGGAATGGATTTCATGGCATCAGTCGCGTTTCGCGTGCTGATCGAACAGTCGGCACGATGCCGCGTCCGCGGAATCACACTGTGTCTGGTCAGCAATCAACCAATTGTCGCTCGCATCATGGGTGCTGCCTGGGCGGGAGTCGAGCTGCCTTTTTATCAGAGTGTCGACGCCGCGTTGCATGACTACCGTCCGTCGCAACTTAGCCGGCACTAG
- a CDS encoding STAS domain-containing protein: MLSASGIIDLATTPHFAHRVNEVLKQRPAVLIIDLSHVEFMTAVGIDVLVQAHHATDTTAYAVVADGPATARPLRLTGLDTVIAIYPSVAEARKGLWTAPPPRAEPP; the protein is encoded by the coding sequence GTGCTGTCGGCATCGGGAATTATTGACCTCGCGACCACGCCACACTTTGCTCACCGCGTCAACGAGGTTCTCAAACAACGGCCCGCCGTGCTCATCATCGATTTGTCCCACGTCGAATTCATGACTGCGGTGGGCATCGACGTGCTTGTCCAGGCTCACCACGCCACCGACACTACGGCTTACGCAGTGGTCGCTGACGGCCCGGCCACAGCTAGACCGCTTCGGCTCACCGGCCTTGACACCGTCATCGCGATCTATCCTAGCGTGGCCGAGGCCCGCAAAGGCTTATGGACAGCACCGCCACCCCGCGCAGAGCCACCATGA
- a CDS encoding ISNCY family transposase, with the protein MLRTVNDQLSLWDAILPPELLVLPRELGRVDALLDDPVFFAPFTPYFDTRIGRPSIPMETYLRMMFLKFRYRLGFEALCREVGDSISWQRFCRIPFGTRVPHPTTLMKLTTRCGDAAVAGLNEALLAKAADAKLLRTDKVRADTTVVEAAVAYPTDSGLLAKAVTTIARTITRIHNAGGAVRTHARDRSRSAGQRARSIASKLRLRGAVAREEAQAVVARITGELAGIAESAMREAAAVRRNARRAVRNATGVRRARLSRAINDLAAIMDKAQRVVTQARSRLTGVMPDSASRLVSFHDPDARPIRKGRLGKPVEFGYKAQVVDNADGVILDHSVEIGNPADAPQLAPAIARITRRAGHAPRAVTADRGYGYASVENDLHEQGVRHVAIPRASKPSAARREFEHRKAFRAKIKWRTGCEGRINHLKRSYSWNRTELTTLTGARTWCGHGVFAHNLVKISALAS; encoded by the coding sequence GTGCTTAGAACTGTAAATGACCAGTTGTCGTTGTGGGATGCAATCCTGCCGCCGGAGCTGTTGGTGTTACCGAGGGAGTTGGGGCGGGTAGACGCGCTGCTAGATGATCCGGTGTTCTTCGCGCCGTTCACGCCGTACTTCGACACCCGTATCGGTCGTCCGTCGATTCCGATGGAGACCTATCTGCGGATGATGTTCTTGAAGTTCCGCTACCGGCTGGGCTTTGAGGCGTTGTGCCGTGAGGTCGGCGATTCGATTTCCTGGCAACGGTTTTGCCGGATTCCGTTCGGGACGCGTGTGCCGCACCCCACCACGCTGATGAAACTGACCACTCGGTGTGGGGACGCTGCAGTGGCCGGCCTCAATGAGGCCTTGTTGGCCAAGGCCGCCGACGCCAAACTGTTGCGCACTGACAAGGTGCGTGCTGACACCACCGTGGTTGAGGCCGCAGTGGCCTATCCGACCGACTCGGGGCTCCTGGCCAAGGCGGTGACCACGATCGCCCGCACCATCACCCGCATCCACAACGCTGGCGGGGCGGTGCGTACCCATGCCCGTGACCGCAGCCGCTCAGCGGGCCAGCGGGCCCGCTCGATCGCCTCCAAACTGCGGCTTCGCGGTGCGGTGGCCCGTGAGGAAGCTCAAGCCGTGGTCGCGCGGATCACCGGGGAGTTGGCCGGCATCGCCGAATCGGCGATGCGGGAAGCGGCCGCGGTGCGGCGCAATGCCCGCCGGGCTGTGCGCAACGCGACCGGGGTCCGCCGGGCTCGGCTATCTCGAGCGATCAACGACTTGGCCGCGATCATGGATAAGGCCCAACGCGTGGTCACCCAAGCCCGTAGCCGCCTGACCGGGGTGATGCCGGACTCGGCGAGCCGGCTGGTCAGTTTCCACGACCCCGATGCCCGCCCGATCCGCAAAGGACGACTGGGCAAGCCCGTGGAGTTCGGCTACAAAGCCCAGGTCGTCGATAACGCCGATGGAGTCATCCTCGACCACAGCGTCGAGATCGGAAACCCCGCCGATGCCCCGCAGTTGGCTCCAGCGATCGCCCGGATCACTCGCCGCGCCGGCCACGCCCCCAGGGCAGTTACCGCCGATCGCGGCTACGGATACGCCTCGGTCGAAAACGATCTGCACGAGCAAGGAGTCCGCCATGTCGCGATTCCGCGTGCCAGTAAACCGAGTGCCGCTCGCCGCGAGTTCGAACACCGAAAAGCGTTCCGCGCCAAAATCAAATGGCGAACCGGATGCGAAGGACGCATCAACCACCTCAAACGCAGCTACAGCTGGAACCGCACGGAATTGACCACCCTCACCGGAGCCAGGACCTGGTGCGGACACGGGGTGTTCGCCCACAACCTCGTCAAGATCAGCGCCCTGGCCTCATGA
- a CDS encoding IS1182 family transposase, producing MQGRSDDQREFLDAESVAGHLLKGDSVFAFLAAHRQELFPERMFADLFPSRRGRPSVPAEVMASVITLQALHGLSDNETVDAVTFDLRWKAACGLPVTAPAFHSTTLTYWRRRLAASDAPNRIFEAVKAVVAQTGVLSGRTRRALDSTVLDDAVATQDTVTQLIGAIRRVGREVVGASEVIEAHCTAHDYTDPGKPAIAWDDAAARARLVDGLVSDAHRLLGYLPDQGLGPRAAEAVALLALIAGQDVEPVEGSDGTDGHWRIAQKVSGDRVISTVDPQARHVHKTVTRRQDGYKAHIAVEPDTGIITDCALTAANGIDNHEATVGLALLEGEDSPVTVLADSAYGTGVFRAELVARSHIDRVKPAPTRTAFPSGFNVDDFVVNHDARTATCPAGVTQSISPAGYAAFGKACTGCLLRTRCTANASGKSLRVRPYDALQRAVRRQARTPQWRNEYRQHRPMVERAIAWLTRGNRKLRYRGTTRNDHWLHHRVAALNLRRLINLGLTRTDTGWALA from the coding sequence GTGCAGGGTCGGTCTGATGATCAGCGTGAGTTCTTGGATGCCGAGTCAGTAGCGGGGCATCTCCTCAAGGGCGACAGCGTGTTTGCGTTCCTGGCGGCGCATCGCCAGGAGTTATTCCCCGAAAGGATGTTCGCCGATCTGTTCCCGTCGCGACGCGGCCGTCCGAGCGTGCCTGCTGAGGTGATGGCCAGTGTGATCACTCTGCAGGCTCTGCACGGGCTTTCTGATAACGAAACCGTGGACGCGGTGACGTTTGATCTGCGCTGGAAAGCCGCATGTGGGCTGCCGGTGACCGCGCCGGCGTTTCATTCCACAACGTTGACCTATTGGCGGCGCCGGCTGGCCGCCTCGGATGCGCCGAACCGGATCTTTGAAGCAGTCAAAGCCGTGGTGGCCCAGACCGGGGTGCTCAGTGGCCGCACCCGCCGTGCTCTGGATTCAACGGTGCTCGATGACGCGGTGGCCACCCAGGACACCGTGACTCAGTTGATCGGCGCGATCCGGCGGGTCGGTCGTGAGGTGGTGGGCGCATCGGAGGTGATCGAGGCGCACTGCACGGCCCATGACTACACCGATCCGGGAAAACCCGCGATCGCCTGGGATGACGCGGCAGCGCGGGCGCGGTTGGTCGACGGGTTGGTCAGTGATGCGCATCGCCTGTTGGGATATCTGCCCGATCAAGGACTGGGGCCACGCGCCGCGGAGGCGGTGGCGTTGTTGGCGCTGATCGCCGGCCAGGACGTCGAACCCGTCGAGGGCTCGGATGGCACTGACGGGCACTGGCGCATCGCCCAGAAAGTGTCCGGTGATCGGGTGATCTCCACGGTGGATCCACAGGCACGGCACGTGCATAAGACGGTGACGCGCCGCCAGGACGGCTACAAAGCCCATATTGCGGTTGAACCCGATACCGGGATCATCACCGATTGCGCCCTGACCGCCGCCAACGGCATCGACAATCACGAAGCCACGGTGGGGTTAGCGCTGCTGGAGGGTGAGGATTCCCCGGTCACTGTGCTGGCCGATTCCGCGTACGGGACCGGCGTGTTCCGCGCCGAACTGGTCGCGCGATCTCACATCGACCGGGTCAAACCCGCACCCACGCGCACAGCATTTCCCAGCGGGTTCAATGTCGATGACTTCGTTGTCAACCATGACGCCCGCACGGCGACCTGCCCGGCCGGAGTGACCCAATCGATCAGCCCTGCCGGGTATGCCGCTTTCGGCAAGGCGTGCACCGGGTGCCTGCTGCGCACACGGTGCACCGCCAATGCCTCCGGTAAATCCTTGCGGGTCCGCCCATACGACGCGCTGCAACGAGCCGTCCGCCGCCAGGCACGAACACCGCAGTGGCGCAACGAATACCGCCAACATCGGCCGATGGTCGAACGCGCTATCGCCTGGCTGACCCGAGGCAACCGCAAACTGCGCTACCGCGGCACCACCAGAAACGACCACTGGCTGCACCACCGTGTCGCGGCACTGAACCTGCGACGCCTCATCAATCTAGGCCTGACCCGCACCGACACCGGCTGGGCCCTCGCCTGA
- a CDS encoding zinc-ribbon domain-containing protein → MECLTCGTRAHHKLDYVVGNNSSKLATCRACHWRDWAAMQRSHLQRPAPSIDDARAHAEAHGYEYLGPLTSPSLADDPHHVRCRQCQKLSAERLGDIGFGCACSRNGKSASKATVSTAKARQRAALFKDSGTEALTWWDHTVNSQADFDTASKAATRVVAWVCPTCSCEFTCSVREMVEHPQCPSCEDERRAAWRNEYDALKATAVADHPMLAAAWDDPADPRRVPIAGGWELRRFRCTNGHRPRISPYTFLQSGCPHCRSAETRKSKATSTLAQEHPEVAAQWHPTRNGKLTPDAVVHTSKRSVWWRDAACGHEWEESVRDRNKYQRYLCPQCRTILDSLAYQFPLLANEWSPRNPVTAWHVRPNGTTLFAPEWVCSNDPTHLWIATLTSRTNGSDCPECRETGKSKVELDHLAAAHEIFGKARSGVKLRSIDFTRRPTWTADITVPLPDSRTLVIEYDGGYWHKDKVDIDRAKSLDLVAGGYRVVRLREHPLRSLEINDPRYSELVVYATAPDPQATAVLIKELIEADAEAWT, encoded by the coding sequence ATGGAGTGTCTGACCTGCGGGACGCGGGCGCATCACAAGCTCGACTACGTCGTCGGAAACAACTCTTCGAAACTGGCTACCTGCCGTGCGTGCCATTGGCGGGACTGGGCAGCCATGCAGCGCTCCCACCTGCAGCGGCCCGCACCGTCGATCGACGATGCGCGTGCCCACGCCGAGGCCCACGGCTACGAGTACCTTGGCCCGCTCACCTCGCCGTCGCTGGCCGACGACCCCCACCATGTCCGATGCCGGCAGTGCCAGAAGTTGTCGGCCGAGCGGCTCGGCGACATCGGGTTCGGCTGCGCCTGCTCGCGCAACGGGAAGTCGGCCTCGAAGGCGACGGTGAGTACAGCCAAGGCGCGCCAACGCGCCGCGCTGTTCAAAGACTCCGGCACCGAGGCGCTTACTTGGTGGGACCACACGGTGAACTCGCAGGCCGACTTCGACACGGCGTCGAAGGCCGCCACACGCGTAGTGGCATGGGTATGTCCAACCTGCTCGTGTGAGTTCACTTGCTCGGTCAGGGAAATGGTCGAGCACCCGCAGTGCCCATCCTGCGAGGACGAGCGGCGAGCCGCCTGGCGGAACGAGTACGACGCGCTCAAGGCGACGGCGGTCGCCGACCATCCGATGCTCGCTGCGGCGTGGGACGACCCAGCGGATCCGCGGAGAGTCCCGATCGCCGGCGGATGGGAACTGCGGCGGTTCAGATGCACCAACGGACATCGCCCACGGATCAGTCCGTACACGTTCTTGCAATCTGGCTGTCCGCACTGCCGATCTGCCGAGACCAGGAAGTCCAAGGCCACGTCGACGCTCGCGCAGGAGCACCCTGAGGTCGCAGCGCAGTGGCACCCCACGCGGAACGGGAAGCTGACTCCAGACGCCGTCGTCCACACTTCGAAGCGGTCGGTGTGGTGGCGCGACGCCGCGTGCGGACACGAGTGGGAAGAGTCAGTGCGCGACAGAAACAAGTACCAGCGTTATCTGTGCCCACAGTGCCGCACGATCCTCGACTCGCTCGCCTATCAGTTCCCGCTGTTGGCGAACGAGTGGTCTCCTCGAAACCCGGTGACTGCCTGGCACGTGCGGCCGAACGGAACGACCTTATTCGCCCCCGAATGGGTCTGCTCGAACGATCCGACCCACCTGTGGATAGCGACTCTGACCTCGCGGACCAACGGCAGCGACTGCCCCGAATGCCGTGAGACAGGCAAGTCGAAAGTCGAACTCGATCACCTCGCCGCGGCGCATGAGATCTTCGGCAAAGCCCGGTCAGGGGTCAAGCTGCGGTCCATCGACTTCACCCGTCGGCCGACGTGGACGGCCGACATCACCGTTCCGCTCCCGGACTCACGGACTCTGGTGATCGAGTACGACGGCGGCTATTGGCACAAGGACAAGGTCGATATCGACCGCGCCAAGAGTCTGGACCTGGTCGCTGGGGGCTACCGAGTGGTGCGGCTCAGGGAGCATCCGCTGCGGTCGTTGGAAATCAACGACCCGCGGTATTCAGAGCTCGTCGTCTACGCGACCGCCCCGGACCCGCAGGCCACCGCGGTACTTATCAAGGAACTGATCGAGGCGGATGCAGAGGCCTGGACATGA
- a CDS encoding TetR/AcrR family transcriptional regulator → MDNQTVDCGPGLAETDEADTATICGGTGEGPPRLSREFILDTAIALIDRHGLPSLTMRRLGAACGVEAMALYRHVRGRGDLLNGVVDHIIDRLYTDQLSARRQEDCWQDYLLRLAHGVREIALDHPQVFPLIATQAPETPWVRPPLRSLRWMESFLDTLISYGFDDPAAVTAYRAYTTCLVGHLLLEVSTHGARMHPDEALLQAADARNLNSSDYPHLCRLQAMLSQDHSAAEFDESLTALFDRLELLVRH, encoded by the coding sequence ATGGACAACCAAACCGTCGATTGTGGGCCTGGGCTCGCCGAGACCGACGAGGCCGACACTGCCACCATCTGCGGTGGCACCGGTGAGGGCCCGCCGCGATTGAGTCGCGAGTTCATCCTCGACACGGCCATCGCTCTTATCGACCGGCATGGTCTGCCGAGTCTGACGATGCGCCGGCTGGGCGCGGCCTGCGGTGTGGAAGCAATGGCGCTATATCGGCACGTACGCGGCCGTGGCGACCTCCTTAACGGGGTGGTCGACCACATCATCGACCGGCTTTACACCGATCAACTCAGCGCTCGCAGACAAGAAGACTGCTGGCAGGACTACCTGTTACGGCTCGCACACGGTGTACGAGAAATTGCCCTCGACCACCCGCAAGTGTTTCCCCTCATCGCCACCCAAGCGCCGGAAACACCCTGGGTGCGACCACCATTGCGCAGCCTGCGCTGGATGGAAAGCTTTCTGGATACTTTAATCTCTTACGGGTTCGACGACCCCGCCGCAGTCACCGCGTACCGCGCCTACACCACCTGCCTGGTGGGTCACCTACTGCTAGAAGTGTCGACCCACGGGGCCCGGATGCACCCCGATGAAGCCCTGCTTCAAGCAGCGGACGCACGTAACTTGAATTCATCCGACTACCCACACCTGTGCCGCCTGCAGGCCATGCTCTCGCAGGATCACAGCGCCGCCGAGTTTGACGAGTCGCTAACGGCCCTTTTCGACCGACTCGAACTGTTGGTCCGGCACTAA
- a CDS encoding NAD(P)/FAD-dependent oxidoreductase, translated as MTKNLVILGAGIGGLTAIGELRQRKMLSNSDLEVTLIDQDFTHFQGFALPWIMRGWRTAEQATLTPSDQALDGVHTITGTVTTIDTQRKKVLGEHFAADYDALIVALGARNNPGIVPGLAEAAAAGVAHHFYSIVEADHAHHALKGFAGGNVAVLIPSLPYRCPVAPYEGAMLIHDYLIEHGRRTHTQIDIFTVEPQPMPSAGTGPGRKLMTLLEDAHIGFHPNMQCQSVDAAARLIHFQDEITAPFDLLLFVPPHEPASGLAGHSGWISVDAHTLATEHEGVWAIGDITGITTPSGRPLPKAAIMAKGHAKTAVGGALQFLGIASETTAFNGHGYCFIDTGDHESARGIGDFYALPDPAVELVAPSKELHQLKQQEERDWANHWATKPRDPNVS; from the coding sequence ATGACGAAGAATCTCGTGATACTCGGCGCGGGCATCGGAGGACTCACCGCCATCGGCGAGTTGAGACAACGAAAGATGCTTAGCAACAGCGATCTTGAGGTCACCCTGATCGACCAGGATTTCACCCATTTTCAAGGCTTCGCCTTGCCCTGGATCATGCGGGGCTGGCGGACCGCCGAACAAGCCACACTTACGCCCAGTGACCAGGCGCTCGACGGCGTCCACACCATCACCGGCACCGTCACCACCATCGATACCCAGCGCAAAAAGGTGCTAGGTGAGCACTTTGCCGCGGATTATGACGCGCTCATCGTGGCGCTCGGCGCCAGAAACAACCCGGGCATAGTACCCGGGCTCGCCGAAGCGGCCGCCGCGGGAGTCGCCCACCACTTCTACAGCATCGTCGAGGCGGATCACGCGCACCACGCGCTAAAGGGTTTTGCCGGCGGGAACGTCGCCGTGCTCATTCCGTCGCTCCCATATCGTTGCCCGGTCGCACCCTACGAGGGCGCGATGCTCATCCATGACTACCTCATCGAACACGGAAGACGAACTCACACACAGATCGACATCTTCACGGTGGAGCCTCAGCCGATGCCCTCAGCGGGCACCGGCCCAGGCAGAAAGCTGATGACCCTGCTCGAAGACGCGCACATCGGTTTTCACCCAAACATGCAATGCCAAAGCGTCGACGCGGCCGCCCGGTTAATTCATTTCCAAGACGAAATCACCGCACCGTTTGACCTGCTCCTGTTCGTCCCTCCCCACGAACCGGCGTCCGGGTTGGCCGGGCACTCGGGCTGGATCAGCGTCGACGCCCACACCTTGGCCACCGAACACGAAGGCGTTTGGGCAATCGGCGATATCACCGGGATCACCACCCCCAGCGGCCGGCCCCTGCCCAAAGCGGCAATCATGGCCAAAGGCCACGCGAAAACCGCGGTGGGCGGCGCCCTGCAGTTCCTCGGCATCGCATCCGAGACGACCGCATTCAACGGCCATGGATACTGCTTCATCGACACAGGCGACCACGAATCCGCGCGCGGAATCGGCGACTTCTACGCGCTGCCCGACCCAGCAGTCGAACTCGTCGCACCCTCCAAGGAGCTACACCAGCTCAAGCAACAAGAAGAACGCGACTGGGCCAACCATTGGGCTACCAAACCCCGCGACCCAAACGTGAGCTGA
- a CDS encoding four-helix bundle copper-binding protein codes for MADCVRLCLDCAAICAACVTLVSRGSRWAAQLCQLCAEICDACAAEGDKHDNDHHYFGRATSKRTYAPQRGMIRHPYGPGLKARGSPLGALSSQQLPAFD; via the coding sequence ATGGCGGACTGCGTGCGGTTATGCCTGGACTGCGCCGCGATCTGCGCGGCGTGTGTGACGCTGGTGTCGCGCGGATCGCGCTGGGCGGCCCAGTTGTGCCAGCTGTGCGCAGAAATTTGTGACGCGTGCGCGGCCGAGGGCGACAAGCACGACAACGATCACCATTATTTCGGTCGAGCGACGTCGAAGCGCACCTATGCGCCGCAGCGCGGCATGATTCGCCATCCCTATGGTCCAGGTTTGAAGGCTCGCGGTTCACCGCTTGGCGCACTTTCCTCGCAACAACTGCCCGCGTTTGACTGA
- a CDS encoding DDE-type integrase/transposase/recombinase, with protein MARTFSTTADTALVNNAVNMAVGNRNRRGATILHADHGTQFTSWSFGENMQRWGLLASFGTVGDCYDNAAMESFWARLQVELLNTRKWATTFELAAAMADVRRPERVGDCGCDRAGRSKRRLSRQLRLLALLHSAGCTWPIEDCP; from the coding sequence GTGGCTCGCACGTTTTCCACCACCGCGGACACCGCGCTGGTCAACAACGCAGTGAATATGGCCGTTGGCAACCGAAATCGCAGGGGCGCAACCATTCTGCACGCCGATCACGGCACGCAGTTCACGTCCTGGAGCTTCGGGGAGAACATGCAACGCTGGGGCCTGCTGGCTTCGTTCGGCACCGTTGGCGACTGTTACGACAACGCCGCCATGGAGTCGTTCTGGGCCCGGCTGCAGGTCGAGCTACTCAACACACGCAAATGGGCAACTACCTTCGAGTTGGCCGCGGCAATGGCTGACGTCCGCCGGCCCGAACGCGTCGGCGACTGCGGGTGTGACCGAGCTGGCCGGTCCAAGCGTCGGCTGAGCAGGCAGCTGCGGTTGTTAGCCCTGCTCCATTCGGCAGGTTGCACATGGCCAATTGAGGATTGCCCGTAA
- a CDS encoding metal-sensitive transcriptional regulator, which produces MAATYGYVAHKDSYAKRLRRIEGQVRGIAKMIDEDKYCIDVLTQISAVSSALRSVALNLLDEHLDHCVSDAITEGGDEAQVKLAEASAAIARLVRS; this is translated from the coding sequence GTGGCAGCCACATACGGGTACGTAGCGCACAAGGACAGCTACGCCAAGCGGCTGCGCCGAATCGAGGGTCAGGTCCGCGGCATCGCGAAGATGATCGACGAGGACAAGTACTGCATCGACGTCCTGACCCAGATCAGCGCCGTCAGCAGTGCTTTGCGGTCAGTGGCGTTAAACCTGCTCGACGAGCACCTTGACCACTGCGTGAGCGACGCGATCACCGAGGGCGGCGACGAGGCCCAGGTGAAGCTCGCCGAGGCCTCCGCCGCCATCGCACGACTCGTTCGCTCGTGA
- a CDS encoding IS3 family transposase, translating into MPDREIRRLIVADTIIEIHQRSRCTYGRRRVRAAPLADYEMNVNLKLVNSIMGEHGLYGLPRPGRRIPRLIRVATPEDLVHRHFTATQPNELWCTDITEHPARDGKVGSAAQSWTVSRG; encoded by the coding sequence GTGCCCGACCGCGAGATCCGTCGCCTCATCGTGGCCGACACCATCATCGAGATCCACCAGCGTTCCCGTTGCACCTACGGGCGCCGGCGTGTCCGCGCCGCACCGCTGGCCGATTACGAGATGAACGTCAACCTCAAGCTGGTTAACTCGATCATGGGCGAGCACGGCCTGTACGGGCTACCGCGACCCGGGCGCCGCATCCCCAGATTGATCCGGGTAGCCACCCCAGAGGACCTGGTGCATCGGCACTTCACTGCGACTCAACCGAACGAACTGTGGTGTACCGATATCACCGAGCATCCTGCGCGCGACGGCAAGGTGGGGTCTGCTGCGCAATCCTGGACTGTTTCTCGCGGATGA